GGCCGAATTGAAATCGTGTACCCCCTCCTGCGGCGAGGGAATCCTTGAGAATCAGGCATTTGATACACAATCGGGCCGTCTCAGCCGGACAGTAATAACGTCGAGCACAGAATCGAGGACGATGTGCGTCTTGCCGTGAGCGGCGGACTTCACCATTGGCGAGGTGCCGGCTACGGCGGTGAAAGCGATTGATGAAGAACCCGGAAGCGGTCAGGTCGACACAAAGCCAAACGCCGCGGCATGACCAGGCTGAACCGGATCAATCGGCCCCGGCTGCGGCGAGGGCGGCGTCCAGGATCGTCCGGAACTCCTCGACGGTGCGGAATCCGGCAAAGGGCCGGCCATCGACGAAGAAGTATGGCGTGCAGCACACCCCCAGTGCCTCGGCGGCAGCCCGTTCGGCGTCAATCTCGGCCGCCTTGACCTGGCCGTCCAGGCACGCGTCGAACGCTTGGGTATCCAGAGCCAGTTCCACCGCGTAGGACTTCAGGGCCGCCACGCTCAGGTCTGCCTGGTTGGCATACACCAGCTCGCGGTATTCCCAGAAAGCTCCCTGATCGGCCGCACATTCACTGGCCTGGGCCGCCACACCGACAGGAGCGTAGGCGCTGCGGAAGGGCCGGTGTCGCGCGATCCATCGGACTTTGCCAGTGTCAACGTACTCCTGTCTGAGGGTCGGCCAGGTTTCCCGCGCAAACTGCCCGCAGTGTGAACACTCGAAGTTGGCGTACTCGAACACGGTCACCGCCGGCCGGCCGACCGCCAACACGTGGTCATCA
This genomic stretch from Phycisphaerae bacterium harbors:
- a CDS encoding thioredoxin domain-containing protein, whose translation is MMDFNAESVRDSRRRARSLLFGLAVSALALGQRCVPIQPQACVPELADDDHVLAVGRPAVTVFEYANFECSHCGQFARETWPTLRQEYVDTGKVRWIARHRPFRSAYAPVGVAAQASECAADQGAFWEYRELVYANQADLSVAALKSYAVELALDTQAFDACLDGQVKAAEIDAERAAAEALGVCCTPYFFVDGRPFAGFRTVEEFRTILDAALAAAGAD